The proteins below come from a single Acaryochloris sp. CCMEE 5410 genomic window:
- a CDS encoding NrtR DNA-binding winged helix domain-containing protein — MPHTYDYPRPGLTVDCVVFGLDEQIDLKVLLIQRQIPPFQHQWALPGGFVQMDESLEDAARRELQEETGVQGIFLEQLYTFGDLGRDPRDRIISVAYYALINLIEYPLQASTDAEDAAWYCLKNLPSLAFDHTQILKQANQRLQGKVRYEPIGFELLPQKFTLTQIQQLYETVLGHPLDKRNFRKKLLKMDLLIPLDEQQTGVAHRAARLYRFDQSKYERLRQQGFNFEV; from the coding sequence ATGCCCCATACCTATGACTATCCGCGCCCTGGCCTGACCGTTGACTGCGTGGTGTTTGGCCTAGACGAACAGATTGATCTCAAAGTCCTACTGATTCAGCGTCAGATTCCCCCTTTTCAACATCAGTGGGCATTGCCCGGAGGCTTTGTACAGATGGATGAATCTTTAGAGGACGCGGCTCGCCGGGAGCTGCAAGAAGAAACAGGGGTTCAGGGTATTTTCCTAGAGCAGCTCTATACCTTTGGCGATTTGGGTCGAGATCCACGCGATCGCATCATCTCCGTTGCCTACTACGCGTTAATCAACCTAATTGAATATCCTTTACAAGCCTCTACTGATGCTGAGGATGCGGCCTGGTATTGCCTGAAAAATTTACCATCTCTAGCTTTCGATCATACTCAAATCTTGAAACAAGCTAACCAGCGTTTACAGGGCAAAGTTCGCTACGAACCGATTGGCTTTGAACTCCTGCCGCAAAAATTTACACTCACCCAAATTCAGCAGCTTTACGAAACGGTTCTTGGCCATCCACTAGATAAACGGAACTTTCGTAAGAAATTGCTAAAAATGGATCTCTTAATCCCCCTTGATGAGCAACAAACTGGAGTTGCTCATCGTGCTGCCAGGCTCTATCGGTTTGACCAAAGCAAATACGAGCGATTGAGACAACAGGGATTTAACTTTGAAGTTTGA
- a CDS encoding transposase, translating into MPQTKSHKWIPTFLTLEQFETFVLPHLHIGTRGPQPKLSLHAIFNYILKLLHLGCQWSELPIEKDKNGRPEIHHSSVYRAFRRYETHGCFEDIFKASVSMLNEKGKLDASVIHGDGTTTAAKKGGDNLGFSGHKHMKGDKVVAFCDGRRPTFGHRNCNIISPFVSAPGNRNESPLFKTALTQVMSTARTVGIDLIGTVVSLDGVYDSRENRKAIFNRGMVPNINKNLRGRKTPKPGPKRLFDSSIFQERFNTIERVFAWEDKFKRLLL; encoded by the coding sequence ATGCCTCAAACTAAGTCCCATAAATGGATTCCAACATTCTTAACCCTTGAGCAGTTTGAGACATTTGTCTTACCCCATTTGCACATCGGCACTCGGGGACCTCAACCAAAGCTCTCTTTGCATGCCATCTTCAACTACATTTTGAAGTTGCTGCACTTGGGATGTCAGTGGAGTGAGTTACCCATTGAAAAGGACAAAAATGGGCGACCGGAAATTCACCACTCCAGTGTTTATCGAGCCTTTCGACGCTATGAAACCCATGGGTGTTTTGAAGACATTTTCAAAGCGTCAGTCTCAATGCTTAATGAAAAAGGGAAGTTGGATGCCAGCGTTATTCATGGGGATGGGACGACCACTGCAGCCAAAAAAGGGGGCGACAATCTGGGATTTAGTGGACACAAGCACATGAAGGGTGACAAAGTGGTTGCTTTCTGTGATGGTCGAAGACCGACCTTCGGTCATCGCAACTGCAATATCATCTCTCCATTTGTGAGTGCCCCAGGTAACCGGAACGAGTCACCTCTATTCAAAACGGCACTGACGCAAGTGATGAGTACGGCCCGAACAGTAGGCATAGACTTGATTGGGACTGTCGTCAGCTTGGATGGCGTGTACGATAGTCGTGAGAATCGCAAGGCCATTTTTAATCGGGGTATGGTGCCGAATATCAATAAAAATCTACGTGGGAGAAAGACGCCAAAGCCAGGTCCAAAAAGGCTGTTCGATTCATCCATCTTCCAAGAAAGATTCAATACCATTGAGCGAGTCTTTGCCTGGGAGGATAAATTCAAGCGCTTGTTGCTGTGA
- a CDS encoding protein phosphatase 2C domain-containing protein has product MHQHFEVAAGSILGQNHRRVNQNNQDAWASLALDQATIAVVCDGCGSRPKSEVGAQLGAQLTVHALAQLVAEERPEDELFWQMLNKRLLGGMQTLQKQLGADSQRLVEYLLFTLMGCLVTPETTWIFGLGDGVFVINEEFHRIGPFTNNAPPYLAYSLLWDTEKSPDPFQLQIYAQHPTEQVQSVLIGSDGVGDLVDIATDYLPGKAEPVGPLNQFWRCDRYFQNPDQVRRRLAQINREVIQPDWQTRQVRKIPGLLPDDTTLISIRRKGTKEGDSDARCNCR; this is encoded by the coding sequence ATGCACCAGCATTTTGAAGTCGCAGCTGGGTCTATTTTGGGCCAGAACCATCGACGAGTGAATCAGAATAATCAAGATGCTTGGGCAAGTCTGGCGCTCGATCAAGCAACCATTGCGGTGGTATGCGATGGGTGCGGGAGTCGACCTAAAAGTGAAGTGGGAGCGCAACTTGGGGCTCAGTTAACGGTGCATGCTCTTGCCCAACTAGTAGCAGAGGAGCGACCAGAAGACGAGTTGTTTTGGCAGATGTTGAATAAGCGCCTATTAGGAGGGATGCAGACTTTACAGAAGCAGTTAGGAGCGGACTCACAGAGGCTGGTGGAGTACTTGTTATTCACCCTGATGGGGTGTTTAGTGACCCCAGAAACAACCTGGATTTTTGGCCTAGGGGATGGGGTATTTGTCATCAATGAGGAGTTCCATCGGATTGGTCCATTTACTAATAATGCCCCGCCCTATTTGGCCTACAGCTTGCTATGGGACACCGAGAAGAGCCCCGATCCATTTCAACTCCAGATTTATGCTCAACACCCCACAGAACAGGTGCAGTCTGTGCTGATCGGGAGCGATGGAGTGGGGGATTTAGTTGATATAGCGACAGATTATCTCCCTGGGAAGGCGGAACCTGTAGGACCACTGAATCAGTTCTGGCGTTGCGATCGCTATTTCCAGAACCCTGATCAGGTGCGACGACGGCTCGCTCAAATTAATCGAGAGGTGATACAGCCAGATTGGCAGACCCGGCAGGTGCGGAAGATACCAGGGTTATTACCAGACGACACTACGTTAATCAGTATTAGACGGAAAGGGACAAAAGAAGGAGATAGCGATGCTAGGTGCAATTGCAGGTGA
- a CDS encoding RNA-directed DNA polymerase has protein sequence MGYQDCAQLMGTLFICRSLTSQFFANVYLNSFDHYVKENLRCPKYLRYVDDLALFSDDWQYLQHCRTSIENYLATLRLKIHPVKSQQFETQQGANFVGFRVLHDRIQIRNDNLRRGRQRIKKLQQAYGTYGVHTSRF, from the coding sequence ATGGGATATCAAGATTGTGCCCAATTGATGGGTACCTTATTTATTTGTAGATCCCTAACCAGCCAATTCTTCGCTAACGTCTATCTCAACAGCTTTGATCATTACGTTAAAGAAAACCTGCGTTGTCCAAAGTATCTGCGCTACGTAGATGACCTCGCCTTATTCTCAGATGACTGGCAATATCTCCAACACTGCCGTACCTCCATTGAAAACTACTTAGCGACCTTACGCCTCAAGATCCATCCCGTAAAAAGTCAGCAATTTGAAACTCAGCAAGGAGCTAACTTTGTCGGGTTCCGCGTACTGCATGACCGCATCCAAATCAGAAACGACAACCTTCGCCGAGGCCGTCAACGGATCAAAAAACTGCAACAAGCCTATGGAACCTACGGTGTACACACAAGTCGGTTTTAG
- a CDS encoding transposase: MADSQAVKNTCNARVESKGFCFYKATNGIKRHLAVDTLGFPFFTLCTPTNVSDDMGLLMMLTLNIEYFKAKPVNIPKITFLLDNGYHVDTLTQKLEAIYPAIMRKIRFELSPKPSKADKAAQGKTGFVPVATRWVIERSNAWMERCKSLTKNFERTLVNAKAQMDLCFVRLMLKRLAASS, from the coding sequence ATGGCAGACTCGCAAGCGGTGAAGAACACCTGCAATGCGAGGGTGGAGTCGAAAGGGTTCTGTTTCTACAAAGCCACCAATGGAATCAAGCGACATCTAGCTGTTGATACCCTTGGCTTTCCATTCTTTACCCTTTGCACACCCACAAATGTCTCAGACGATATGGGCTTACTGATGATGTTGACCCTCAATATTGAGTACTTCAAAGCCAAGCCGGTCAATATCCCTAAAATCACCTTTTTGTTGGACAACGGCTATCACGTGGACACCTTAACTCAGAAGCTTGAGGCTATCTATCCAGCCATCATGAGAAAGATCCGATTTGAGCTGTCGCCGAAGCCTTCAAAAGCAGACAAAGCGGCTCAAGGGAAAACGGGATTTGTTCCAGTTGCGACCCGGTGGGTCATTGAGCGTTCCAACGCTTGGATGGAGCGCTGTAAAAGCCTGACTAAGAACTTTGAGCGAACGCTTGTGAATGCAAAAGCGCAAATGGATTTGTGCTTCGTCAGGCTTATGCTGAAGAGACTTGCGGCTAGTTCTTGA
- a CDS encoding ISAzo13 family transposase, which yields MLDAPIKETFRDAAKKLTGPHKRAFMAKVAEDYLDGSARKAERHLGWRRTSVQLGLDERRTGIRCVDNYQARGRQLSETKLPHLATDIRDLVDGEAQADPKFKSTLYYTRISARAVREALIEEKGYSDEALPTRQTIGNLLNRMGYRLKTQKVKPLKKLPQTDAIFANVAQANYAADAAPNLLRISIDSKAKVKIGNLSRGGKARTLDATKANDHDDHWDAILVPFGILDVLAGQLSIYFGQSAETTDFIVDCLEAWWREHHDNYPQIEGLEINLDGGSAVRSNRTQFIKRMVEFVQMTRLSVHLIYYPPYHSKYNPIERCWAALEQYWNGTILNSIDTAVQWASNMTWNGLKPLVHLIEGTYEKNITVPSDELEAYKQQWLCSEALPKWDIKIVPN from the coding sequence ATGCTAGATGCCCCTATAAAAGAGACGTTTCGAGATGCCGCCAAGAAACTGACAGGCCCACACAAGCGAGCATTCATGGCAAAAGTGGCTGAAGACTACCTGGACGGCTCTGCCCGCAAAGCTGAGCGTCATTTAGGTTGGAGACGTACCAGTGTTCAACTGGGCCTTGATGAACGACGGACTGGCATTAGATGCGTTGACAACTATCAAGCCCGAGGTCGTCAGCTTAGCGAAACGAAACTACCCCATTTAGCAACTGACATTCGGGATTTAGTTGATGGTGAAGCCCAAGCTGATCCGAAGTTCAAATCAACGTTGTACTACACCCGTATCAGTGCCAGGGCCGTGCGTGAGGCATTGATTGAGGAGAAAGGCTACAGCGATGAGGCATTACCAACCCGTCAAACCATCGGCAATCTATTGAATCGAATGGGTTATCGCTTAAAAACCCAAAAAGTTAAACCCCTGAAAAAACTGCCGCAAACCGATGCGATTTTCGCAAATGTCGCTCAAGCCAATTATGCTGCCGATGCGGCCCCCAACCTATTGCGCATCTCGATTGATAGCAAAGCCAAAGTTAAAATTGGCAACCTCTCTCGTGGCGGCAAAGCTCGTACCCTAGACGCGACAAAAGCCAATGACCATGATGACCATTGGGACGCTATTTTGGTACCCTTCGGGATTCTCGATGTGCTCGCAGGGCAACTGTCAATTTACTTTGGTCAGTCTGCTGAAACTACTGATTTTATTGTTGATTGTTTAGAGGCTTGGTGGCGCGAACATCACGATAACTATCCTCAGATAGAGGGATTAGAAATTAACCTTGATGGCGGCTCTGCAGTGCGCAGTAACCGCACACAATTTATCAAGCGTATGGTTGAGTTTGTCCAAATGACACGATTATCGGTTCATCTGATTTACTATCCGCCCTATCACAGCAAATACAATCCGATTGAGCGATGTTGGGCAGCCTTGGAACAATATTGGAATGGCACTATCCTCAACTCCATTGATACGGCTGTCCAGTGGGCATCGAATATGACCTGGAATGGATTGAAGCCTTTGGTTCATTTGATTGAGGGCACCTATGAAAAGAACATTACTGTGCCCTCAGATGAGCTAGAAGCCTACAAACAACAATGGCTATGTTCTGAAGCGTTACCCAAATGGGATATCAAGATTGTGCCCAATTGA
- a CDS encoding transposase, with protein sequence MAYSSSLTDAEWDILKPLLPEFLPPKKKTRPLIWSYRELIDGMLYRLKNGCNWEDLPKDFPPSSTVFWHYNEWRKAGSIETLMTLLHGQVREQVKKSPNGQR encoded by the coding sequence ATGGCCTACTCAAGCAGTCTGACTGATGCCGAATGGGACATCCTCAAACCACTGTTACCAGAATTTCTACCACCCAAGAAAAAGACAAGGCCTCTGATCTGGAGTTACAGAGAGCTGATTGATGGGATGCTTTATCGACTCAAAAATGGCTGCAACTGGGAGGACTTGCCCAAAGACTTTCCTCCCTCCTCAACGGTCTTTTGGCACTACAACGAGTGGCGCAAAGCAGGCTCGATTGAGACATTGATGACGCTGCTGCATGGACAGGTTCGTGAGCAGGTAAAAAAAAGTCCAAATGGACAACGTTGA